In Solanum pennellii chromosome 3, SPENNV200, a single window of DNA contains:
- the LOC107014670 gene encoding uncharacterized protein LOC107014670, with protein sequence MAVEEDIDLSDLKYQLSQTHVSWKQEMEESQSQVDALHAKLLDVKTCIQGSEEDTKKELNVLWSRVRTAATLMMYLKTKARVMAVPDLASTSCGIKELYGVGLIDKNGVPLSSWSRDIDLSSFDDADDAALIRLTSTQDPFDEQDGSYRSELLRSAQLVTYVMENLVKRVIMAESETALEKEKVTIGQEEIQKRALQIENMSTKLEEMERFAFGTNCILNEMRQRVEDLVEETSRQRQRAAENEQELCCVKRDFESLKSYVSGLISVRETLLSSEKQFQTIEKLFERLAAKTTQLESEKMQKEVQVQKLIEENVKLTTLLDKKEAQLLAMNEQCKVMALSASNI encoded by the exons ATGGCAGTTGAGGAAGATATTGATCTTTCAGATTTGAAGTACCAACTGAGCCAAACACATGTTAGTTGGAAGCAAGAGATGGAGGAAAGCCAGTCCCAAGTTGATGCCTTGCATGCAAAACTATTAGATGTAAAAACTTGTATTCAGGGGTCAGAAGAAGATACAAAGAAAGAGTTAAATGTTCTTTGGAGCAGAGTCAGAACTGCTGCAACATTAATGATGTATTTGAAAACTAAAGCCAGAGTCATGGCTGTTCCTGATTTGGCCTCTACGTCATGCGGTATAAAAGAACTATATGGAGTAGGGCTTATAGATAAAAATGGTGTACCGTTGTCCAGTTGGTCAAGGGACATAGATCTCTCGTCTTTTGATGATGCTGATGATGCAGCATTGATTAGACTTACAAGTACACAAGATCCTTTTGATGAACAAGATGGATCTTATAGGAGCGAATTACTCAGAAGTGCACAATTGGTTACATATGTTATGGAAAATCTTGTCAAGAGGGTTATAATGGCTGAATCTGAAACTGCTTTAGAAAAGGAGAAGGTAACAATAGGTCAGGAAGAGATTCAAAAAAGGGCACTTCAGATTGAAAACATGTCTACTAAGTTAGAAGAGATGGAAAGGTTTGCTTTTGGTACAAATTGTATCTTGAATGAGATGCGCCAGAGAGTTGAAGATTTGGTCGAAGAGACTTCTAGACAGAGACAGCGAGCTGCAGAAAATGAGCAGGAGCTTTGTTGTGTTAAGAGAGACTTCGAATCTCTGAAATCCTATGTCAGTGGTCTCATTAGTGTCAGAGAAACTCTTCTGTCATCAGAAAAACAATTCCAGACAATTGAAAAGCTTTTTGAACG GTTAGCTGCAAAGACAACTCAATTGGAGAGTGAGAAAATGCAGAAAGAAGTTCAAGTCCAAAAGCTTATAGAAGAAAATGTGAAGTTGACAACTCTTCTTGACAAGAAAGAAGCACaactcttagccatgaatgaaCAATGCAAGGTTATGGCACTTAGTGCTtctaatatttaa